Part of the Coriobacteriia bacterium genome, CTCCGGCGCCAAGCATCTGTCGATCTACCCGCTCGCAATCGAGGACGGCACGGCGCTCTCGGTTGCGATCTCCGGTGGGCTGGTCGTCGAGCCCGACCCCGACACCGCCGCCGAGATGATGCTCGTCGCGCAGACGCGGCTAGCAGCCTCGGGCATCGAGCGCTACGAGGTGGCCAACTACGCCACTCCGGGCCACGAGTCGATCCACAACACCGCGTATTGGACGGGCAAGCCCTATGTGGGGGTCGGCCCGGGTGCTCACGGCATGTTTGAACCAGGCACAGCACAGACCGTCGGCATGTACTTCGGCGACTCGGCACAGCAGGACGTGGCGCGAGTCCGCTACGCCAACTCCGGCGAGATCGACGCGTGGCTCACAGGTGCTGCCCCACAGGTAGAGCTGCTTTCGGCCGACGAGGTCGCCAAAGAGGACGTGATGCTCGGCCTTCGACTTGTGCGGGGGGTGCGGGTGTCTCAAGTGTCTGCGGCTCGACTCGACGACGTACTCGACTCGCTTCGGCACGACGGGTTGACCGAGCTTGTTGACGGGCACTGGCGAACGACCGAGCGAGGGTGGCTGCTCGGCAACGTAGTCTTCGGACGCGTCTGGGCAGGCGAATAGGCTCGGCACTTGCTTCGCGGTTGGGCTGGCACTCGCTATACTTGAGTGCCAACGACGCAGATACGCGCCGTGCTTCGAGGAGGACTCATGCTCAACGACCGTCGACGACGCGTGCTCCAAGCGCTCGTCGAGGAGTACATAGCCAGCGCCACTCCGGTAGGGAGCAAGACGCTTGTAGATCGCTACGAGCTGGGATGCAGCCCTGCCACGGTGCGAAACGAGCTCTCCATTCTTGAGGAGACTGGCTTCGTGCTGCAGCCGCATGTCTCGGCGGGTCGGCTTCCCACGGACACGGGCTACCGGTCGTTTGTGGACGTGCTTATCGAGGGCGGAATGAGCGATAGCGACATCGAGCAGATGCGCACCACGCTCTCGCACAACGCCAACGAGGTCGACGAGCTGATGCGCGAGACGTCGGTGGCACTTACGCAGCTCACCAGCTGTTTGGCCGTCGTGCTCGCGCCCAGCGTCACGCTGACGCGCGTGAAACGCATCGACCTGCTGTCGATGGCGCCGCGCCGCGCGCTGTTCGTGTTGATCACCGAGTCCGGGCAGGTCGTGAACCGCAACGTCGAGCTTCCGCTCGAAACGGCACCGGAGCGCCTGGCCGCGGTTGAACGCTCGCTGAACTCGGCGTTCGATGGCAAGCGCGCCGCCGAGATACGTCCGCTTCGCGTGGCGCTCGAAGCTGCGCACGGCGAGGACGGTCTGGTGGCGCTGGTCGTCGATCAGATCCTCGACGCGCTGGACGAGGCCGATCGC contains:
- the hemW gene encoding radical SAM family heme chaperone HemW — protein: MTDLGVSSEFGHAEEAGLPEHFYFHVPFCRSKCSYCDFTSYAGSDSQDVFAVFAGMEAEVHRWSFASLPGVVATVYVGGGTPSLHAAPVGQLLEQVRRHLPLRSDAEITVEANPDSLSSSALEALVAGGATRISVGVQAFDDGVLRLLGRLHDSRQARVALSLVREAGIELSVDLICGVPGQSMASWVESLEQALDSGAKHLSIYPLAIEDGTALSVAISGGLVVEPDPDTAAEMMLVAQTRLAASGIERYEVANYATPGHESIHNTAYWTGKPYVGVGPGAHGMFEPGTAQTVGMYFGDSAQQDVARVRYANSGEIDAWLTGAAPQVELLSADEVAKEDVMLGLRLVRGVRVSQVSAARLDDVLDSLRHDGLTELVDGHWRTTERGWLLGNVVFGRVWAGE
- the hrcA gene encoding heat-inducible transcriptional repressor HrcA; amino-acid sequence: MLNDRRRRVLQALVEEYIASATPVGSKTLVDRYELGCSPATVRNELSILEETGFVLQPHVSAGRLPTDTGYRSFVDVLIEGGMSDSDIEQMRTTLSHNANEVDELMRETSVALTQLTSCLAVVLAPSVTLTRVKRIDLLSMAPRRALFVLITESGQVVNRNVELPLETAPERLAAVERSLNSAFDGKRAAEIRPLRVALEAAHGEDGLVALVVDQILDALDEADRDRFYHVGVPALLAQPEFREAGQARPLIEFLEDGIAVLETLSEALGSTDISVRIGHENRRAELGNVSIVATNYAAGGADGIVGVIGPTRMDYQRAMAAVRVIADGLSEALS